AAGCGTTGACCGTTCCGAGCCGCAATTCCTATCGCCCCGCCCAACATGTCCCATACCTACTCGGACGCCCGAGCGCCCGGCTTGAGATCGATTTGAAGACCACCGCAGCGCGCACAGCTGGCCACGGCGCGCACGATGGCGGCAGCCAGTCAAAGGAAGACCGCCAACTCCGGGTCTCGCTGAGCGGCCGCCGCTAGTAACGCCGCAACCTGGGTCGCATCAGGTAACGACGTGTCTACCTGGCTTACGGTCGATGGGCGCGCATCTCGAGCAGGATTGGAGGTCAGCCAGCCCCAGCGCGTCGCGTCGCTCAGCGCTCCACTGATGAGTGCATGAGCCGATCGCACGGACGAGCGGGTGAGACCCTTCTCCTCGCGGAGGTACCGGCAGAGCTCGTCCAGGATGCGGGCGTCGAGCTGTGTGATGAGAAGGCGGCCGATCGTGGGCTGGATGTATGTCCTTGGGATGGCACCTCGACCGAGTTCGTGGCCGGACCTCAGAATTGGCCCCTAACCTGGTACTTCTCTAGCGCGCTCGGAGGGATTCGAACCCCCAACCTTCTGATCCGTAGTCAGATGCTCTATCCGTTGAGCTACGAGCGCTGGAGTCGTACAGCATATTTGATCGTCCCTTGTCGGCGACTGGCGCACCAGGCCATGGACGGCGCGGAGAGGGAGGGATTTGAACCCTCGGACCCGGTCTCCCAGGTCAACTCATTAGCAGTGAGTCCGATTCGGCCGCTCTCGCACCTCTCCGGGGGAGGATTCTAGGCCAAGGGCTCGGGCGCCCCGTACCCCATACGGTGCTCAGTACGGGTGCTTGTCGGCCTTCGCCGCCCAGGCGTTGTAGGGCACCTCGCCCAGATCCGGTCGCAGCTGCTCGATCTTGATGCGCCGATGGCTCAACGGACGGGCGAAGTCCTCGTACTGGAAGGCGTCGTCGAACCCGATCTGGCTGGTGCGCTCGGCATCGTTGGCGAAGTAGACGGCGTCGATCCGGGCCCAGTAGATGGCGCTCATGCACATCGGGCAGGGTGCGCCGCTGAGGTAGATCTCGTGGCCCATGAGCATCCTGGCTCGCGCTTCGAGAGGATCGGGAGAACCCTCGGGCCGC
The sequence above is a segment of the Acidimicrobiales bacterium genome. Coding sequences within it:
- a CDS encoding nucleoside deaminase, whose translation is MTPDELMAEACRLAQESVDNNWGGPFGTLIVKNGEIVARGQNRVLLTGDITAHAEIEAIRKACAVLNPEGPSIAKDRQNTSLLALVSRPEGSPDPLEARARMLMGHEIYLSGAPCPMCMSAIYWARIDAVYFANDAERTSQIGFDDAFQYEDFARPLSHRRIKIEQLRPDLGEVPYNAWAAKADKHPY